One Rattus rattus isolate New Zealand chromosome 12, Rrattus_CSIRO_v1, whole genome shotgun sequence genomic window carries:
- the Fezf2 gene encoding fez family zinc finger protein 2 codes for MASSASLETMVPPACPRAGASPATSKTLAFSIERIMAKTSEPRAPFEPRPAALEADSSQSKKLLNLCSPLPCMIPLQPLGYEVPSKTLLSYSEFWKSSLRAGGGGGGGSGGGAPVCGASGLCKTNCGVCCKAELGLAPSALPAGRVIKPQVINQAVGLPASGSLYYFNYLDSTTYPPSELLGGHLFPSGLLNAQAPTSLAAHPKLFLLENAKLASLTADKFPHPASYPHKERLHAPLEQVLKENSALTAERGGVKSHSKLPGGSTDSKPKNFTCEVCGKVFNAHYNLTRHMPVHTGARPFVCKVCGKGFRQASTLCRHKIIHTQEKPHKCNQCGKAFNRSSTLNTHIRIHAGYKPFVCEFCGKGFHQKGNYKNHKLTHSGEKQYKCTICNKAFHQVYNLTFHMHTHNDKKPFTCATCGKGFCRNFDLKKHVRKLHDSVGPTATPSAKGLARTVQS; via the exons ATGGCCAGCTCAGCTTCCCTGGAGACCATGGTGCCCCCGGCCTGCCCGCGCGCTGGAGCGTCACCGGCCACTTCGAAAACACTAGCTTTCTCCATCGAGCGCATCATGGCCAAGACGTCCGAGCCCCGAGCGCCTTTTGAGCCCCGGCCTGCTGCGCTAGAGGCAGACAGCAGCCAGAGCAAGAAACTGCTCAACCTCTGCTCGCCGCTGCCCTGTATGATCCCCCTCCAGCCTCTAGGCTACGAGGTGCCGTCCAAGACACTGCTCAGTTACTCGGagttctggaaaagcagcctCCGGGCGGGCGGcggtggaggaggaggcagcggcGGGGGGGCCCCAGTGTGCGGCGCCAGCGGCTTGTGCAAAACCAACTGTGGCGTGTGCTGCAAGGCCGAACTGGGCCTTGCGCCTTCTGCGCTGCCCGCCGGCAGGGTCATCAAGCCGCAGGTCATCAACCAGGCTGTGGGGCTGCCGGCCAGCGGCTCTCTCTACTACTTCAACTACCTGGACTCCACCACTTACCCACCATCGGAGCTCCTCGGAGGCCACCTTTTCCCATCCGGCCTCCTCAACGCACAGGCCCCCACTTCCCTGGCTGCTCACCCCAAGCTTTTTCTGCTGGAGAACGCCAAACTGGCCAGCCTGACTGCGGACAAGTTCCCCCACCCAGCTTCCTATCCCCATAAGGAGCGCTTGCACGCGCCGCTGGAGCAGGTGCTGAAGGAGAACTCGGCCTTGACCGCTGAACGAGGGGGAGTCAAGAGCCACAGCAAACTACCGGGGGGCTCTACTGACAGCAAACCCAAAAACTTCACCTGCGAAGTGTGCGGCAAG GTGTTCAATGCTCACTATAACCTCACCCGCCACATGCCTGTCCACACCGGAGCTAGACCGTTTGTGTGCAAAGTCTGTGGCAAAGGCTTCCGCCAGGCCAGCACTCTCTGCAGACACAAAATTATCCATACCCAG GAAAAACCACATAAGTGTAACCAGTGCGGCAAAGCCTTCAATCGCAGCTCCACGCTCAATACGCACATCCGCATCCACGCGGGCTACAAGCCCTTCGTCTGCGAGTTTTGCGGCAAGGGCTTTCACCAAAAAG GGAACTACAAGAACCACAAGCTCACCCACAGCGGCGAGAAGCAGTACAAATGCACTATCTGTAACAAGGCCTTCCACCAGGTGTACAATCTGAccttccacatgcacacccacaacGACAAGAAGCCCTTCACATGCGCCACTTGCGGCAAAGGTTTTTGCAGAAACTTTGACTTAAAGAAACATGTGCGCAAACTTCATGACAGCGTGGGTCCCACCGCCACCCCCTCAGCAAAGGGCCTAGCCAGGACAGTTCAGAGCTGA